The sequence TCACCTACTTTCTAGTCACAAAATAACTTTTCATCATTCTGAGCATACCATGTCCTTCCATGACTCCTTGCCTCTGATGTCATTCTGAGGCAGGGCTGAAATGAGAGAcatcagagtgagaccttgcttTAACTTATTTTGAAGCCAAAGCTACCAAATTCTATTCTAAGAAGATCAGGCATGTAACAGTGTTTTTAAATTGCAGGCAGCAACCCACTAGTGGATCACGGCTATCATTTAAAAACGCTAATCTGAAGAGTATCAACATATATCACACAGAGTGAGGTCTTTTACTGCTTTATGAAACTTCTGTTACATGAACATGTGTGATGAAAAAAACTTATGTGTCAGtaaaacaaaattggaaatacactgacatttataaaatgtactgAGAAAGAGAAACCTGGCTTAAGTGTGTGGAGAGAGGAAGATGGAATAGGACgatgagggaaaggaaggaagtaatAGCAAGAAGATTCTAAGAAGTGTTATTCAAGTGTGAGTCAGCAAAGACCTCAACTGAGCCAAAGTAGACAAGAGAAAGAGTTCTAAGGAAAATTTACAAAGACTCTACCTCTATAAAATGACATCgaactatttgaaaaaaagaaatcacatttgCTTTTACCCATTTTATTCAAGATCATTTTCCTgagaaatattaaacattaaaacttGGAATGTTTTGCTTTAAAACCGCATTTCGAATCATTCTtaccttgctctctctttctaATTCACTTCGCAGCCATTCAAAGTCACTGTATCTTCTTCTAACAGTAGATTCTTTCAGCTTGAAAATAGGAAGATTTGtctgaaacaaaaaaagttactCCTAAATTGAAGTACATTAAGGAAACGTCAAAAAAATGGAGGAATGGGGGAATCTAGGCTTGCCAATTGATAATATGGCAAATCTGATTACCTTACCAAAAGAAAtcatgactttctttttcttttttttgggacagaatctcgctttgttgcctaggctggagtgcaatggcacgatctcggctcactgcaacctccacctcccaggttcaagtgatttctccacctcagcctcccgagtagctgggattacaggcacccaccatcatgcccagctaatttttgtatttttgtagagatggggttttaccatgttgtccaggctggtcttgaactcctgacctcaggtgatctgcccacctcggcctcccaaagtgctgggattacaggcatgagccaccacacccggccgaaaTCATGAGGTTTTTAAGATGACCTTTTACCCATAACAAAAAAAACTttgctagttcttttttttttctgagacagagtctcgctctgtcgcccaggcagagatgcgatcttggctcactgcaacctacgcctcctgggttcaagtgattctcctgcctcagcctcccaagtagctgggattacaggcacctgccaccaggcctggctaattttcttgtatttttagtacaggcggggtttcaccatgttggccaggctgatcacaAATTCGTGATCTCACGTGATCtgccgcctcagtctcccagagtgctaggcttacaggcctgagccactgcctggcccaCTAGTTCTTTAAAAGTATTTACACAAGAATACAACTTTTAAATGTACCTTTGCATGCATGCTTTTGGATGTCATTCTGCCTGCGGCTATCTGCATAAATGTAggtcattttcttattattttggtGAGCTTTAAAAATGTCAACTAAGCAGGGGTGAAAAAAGGTTAGCTCTTGACTATTCTTCTAGCTAGTACCTCAGCAAACAGTCCTCATAGGGGAAATACAACTAaccttttcaattttaaaatttaattttcttggtGCTCATTCATTATAGCAAAACCCCAACTTATGTCTCAATGCCTATCACTGCCCATTGATgtagaaattctttttcttctcccagagagagggtctcactgcattgcccaggctggatttaaactcctaggctcaagcaatcctctcgccttggcctcccaggtagctgggactgcagggtcATACCACTGTGCTGGCTCACTttactttattttagtttttgagacagagtctgctctgttgcccaggctggagtgcagtggcacgatctcggctcactgcaagctccgcagcctagggtcatgccattctcctgcctcagcctcccaagtagctgggactacaggcccagctgccacgcccggctaattttttgtatttttagtggagacgggtttcaccgtgttaagccaggatggtctccatctcctggcctcatgatccacccacctcagcctcccaaagtgctgggattacaggcgtgagccaccgtaacCCGCCCACTTAGctacttttaaatgaaaacaaaatattttgttaagaggACTAGATTAGATCTTGTAtaaaaaaagacctaaataaaacattattcttAACGGCCACctaaaaaatgccaaaaacagCAGGGAAAGTGCTGCATAAAGTGTCTGTGGTCTTACCACTAGTAGGAAATTAAATCGTACTCAGTAGACCAAGCTCATAAACCCAGAGCTTTAAAAGCGAGGGCAAGAACCGAAAACATAACACCCAGTACTTGGAAGTTACACCAGAATGTAAGAAAATTTCTGGAGACTTTGTTCTTTATAAGATTGCAAAGGCTACTTGTTGCCACTTCAGTCAacttctacatttaaaaaaaagtaacaagaaaGATTTCTATTATCTTTTACTGgattccttttaaagaaaaaatatgctaggcctggcggggtggctcacgtctgtaatcccagctctttgggaggccgaggtgggaggatcacgaggtcaggagttcgagaccagcaagagatcagcctgaccaatagcctgaccaatacggtgaaaccccgtctccactaaaaatataaaacttagctgggcatggtggcgggcgcctgtaatcccagctacttgggaggctgaggcaggagaactgcttgaacccgggaggtggaggtggcagtgagccaaagatcgctccactgcactccagcccgagtgacagcaagactctgactcaaaaaaaaaaaaaaaaagatgttaccAAATCCAATAAAAAATGGTTTATGACTAAAGACACTAAAGACTATTAGGAGTGGTATGAGACCagtattttataattaagaaGAGATttcaggcctggcacggtggctcatgcctgtaatcctagtgctctgggaggctgaggtgggaggactgcttgacgcCAAGAGttaccagcctgggaaacataaaaagattccatctatacaaaaaataaaataaatttactgggcatggtggcatgtgcctgtggtcctaactacttgggatgctgaggtaggaggatctcttgaacccaggagttcaagactgtagtgaactgtgattgtaccactgcactccagcatgggcaatgaacgagaccctctctcaaaaaaaaaaaaaaaaaaaaaaagaagatagattttattttatttgagacaggatctcactctaacccaggctggagagcagcggcATGATCACAGCAGGGTCAAGTgatttctcccacctcaaccccctgGGTAGCTCagcctacaggcacatgccatcacacctggctaatttttgtacttttggtagagacagggtttcaccatgttgctcaggctggtcttgaactcctgagtacAAGGAATCCACCTATACTggactcccaaagagctgggattacaggcatgagccaccgtgcccagccaaaaagattttaaaatatcacagagTTTGTAGGTGACAGAAATGACTTAACACAATAACTAATGCCATACTACACCAAAAATACTACTCAACACTATATATTCTCTTAGATTATATTCTGTCTGTTAATTCAGACCTTGAATTAATTAGCACAGAATTTGCATAGAACTGCAAAGTGTTTTACAATTGGAAGAAAAAAGTTAAGTGCCACCTGAAGGAAAGACTGGCTTCCTACTGTGTACACAGGGACATCATCTTGTAATATTAACTCCTAAGAAAGTTCCACCTATTTGTTAAGCTTAATGCCACTGGTAAATAGCTGTcactcaacacaataaaagcttTTTATTAAGGACCTTACATCCATTTTGTAGTGGTCTCAATTTTTTCCTAAGTGTATTAACTTCTCTATGTTGTATACCTTATAGCTTAGAATTCTCAACAGATGCTATTGGGCATAACAGCGTATAGGTTTCAAGCATGAAACCAAATCTCACAAGAGATTTAAAAGCACTTGAATTTTCTTTCCCAGGTAACCACAACATTTGTTCATTGTATTAATGACTAAGGAAATAATTGCACCTAACAAGACTCGTATTATACTAAAAGTCAAGCTTATATTTAAAGATGCTGGCTTGTTGTACAGAGGGTATTCTCATTCCCCACAGGGAATAAAATTAGGTCCCCTGGAGAGTAGAATAATTCCCAGAAAGAAAGCACTGGATTATTTCTCTCTAATTTCACCTATTGGCTTTTTAACCAAGTTCACCCTTCCGCATTAAAATATTAAGTCTTTGTAAGTGTCTTAAAGATAAAAAGGCCTTTACAGAGCTGAGTGTTTTCTGCAGGTGAGATTTTACATTCTGAATTCCCTCCTCTCAAATTACTTTACAAAGGGGATTAACTGCTCTCTTTATTCAAATACGTTAAGATCAAGCTTGTGAAAAGAGTCCCCTAAGAATTTTCATACTTCTGGGTACGGAAGTCTATAAAGTTAATCTCTGAAACAACATATCAAGCTTACAGGTACAATGTTGAGAGAAGAGTGCCAATTCAGCTCATTTTACCTTCCATTTTCCCTTTTGAACTTTTGACACAATCATGATTATATCTGATTCACTCTAATAGAAAGGGGAGGGGTGATGGGGGAAAAGTCCTTTCCCTTCTATGATTAGCTAATAGTTTGATAGTTTATATACTTAAAGAGGATCATGATTAGCTTAAGAAAgttcttttagttttcttaacTGGTTATGATTTCTTTTTGCATGAGGACTTCTTTAGAGTTTAAAGTCACATCAAGAAATTCGAACATCACTTGCCCATTACATATGCAGTGGTTAACTTAGCTTGTTAAACATCTTCCTGATGATTACAAGGACTTGTAATTCAACGTCACCGATTAAAATAAGTAAGTGGAAAAtgtgggggttttttgttgttgtttgttcacTGCTGAAACTCCTGTGATTGGTCACTTTCAACTTATTCAACTTTTATAAAATGACTGAAGGGAGAGGTTTTTTACCTACAGCTTCAGGAGGACTAAACTATTATTTACTGATCATCTATAAAAGGCACCATGCTAGATAAGGTAGAATCATTATTTATAATGATGAATAAGATGCAGACCTGGCCCTTATGAAACATATACCAACCAAGGAGGTtagaaaataagcacataaaaagttGAATTTCCATGGTTAAAAAGACTAcaaactggctgggcatgatggctcaagcctgtaatccctgtactttgggaggccaaggtgggcggatcatctgaggtcaggagttcgcaaacagcctggccaacgtggtgaaaccctgtctatactaaaaatacaaaaatcagccaggcgtggtggcgggtgcctgtaagcccagctacttgggatgctgaggcagaattgcttgaacccgggaggtggagactacagtgaaccaagatcgcgccattgcactccagcctgggcaacaagagcaaaactctgctaaaaaaaaaaaaaaaaattagctgggcatggtggcacatgcctgtagtaggAGGATAAGGTGTCAGGACGGCTTCAGCCTTCAAGACTGAGGCtgcatgagctgtgatcacatcactcactgcacttcagcctgggtgacagagggagactgtctcaaaaaaaaaaaaggagggggggcaTTTTGGTGAATACATTATCCATTACTGTATTAAATGTACATAACTTTTGAATGAACAATTTCAATGGGAATTAATCCTACAAATATttccacacatacaaaaatatttcagcattgtttgtaatagaaaaaaaaaaagaccagaaacaATAAATCTTACATTACAAACTTACATTACACAGCCTTTTACAAAATATAACTCAGCCCTAGGTTAATCAGAAAAGCTGTCTAGAATGTATGACACATAAAaagtttcaggccgggcgcggtggctcatgcctcaaatcccagcactttgagaggccgaggcgggtggctcacttgaggtcaggagttcaagaccagcctggccaacacagtgaaaccccatctctactaaaaatacaaacattagctgggcgaggtggcacgAGCCTATAATttctgctactcgggaggctgtggcaggataatcgcttgaacccgggaggcggaggttgcagtgaggtgagatcatgccactgcactacagcttgggcaacagagtgagactccacctcaagaaaaaaaaaaaagtttcagaacaGTATATTCCATAGCATAATACCATTTGTGTAATACAAAAAGCACGAAGGAATTGACAATTGATTTGGCCCggattcattcatt comes from Theropithecus gelada isolate Dixy chromosome 4, Tgel_1.0, whole genome shotgun sequence and encodes:
- the SNX3 gene encoding sorting nexin-3 isoform X5, whose protein sequence is MAETVADTRRLITKPQNLNDAYGPPSNFLEIDVSNPQTVGVGRGRFTTYEIRVKTNLPIFKLKESTVRRRYSDFEWLRSELERESKPCLRMTSEARSHGRTWYAQNDEKLFCD